In Corvus cornix cornix isolate S_Up_H32 chromosome 28, ASM73873v5, whole genome shotgun sequence, one genomic interval encodes:
- the USE1 gene encoding vesicle transport protein USE1, whose translation MARSAEASSGAAMAATRLELNLMRLLSRCEALAAERRDPEEWRLEKYVAALEDMLRELKKQSSKPAPELLNEYSRKVDFLKGLLEAEKLSSSMEKALANQFLAPGRTPTTAKERTPATKTVHLQTKARCTGQMRSELLGTDSLATDDSEELSIRKRKGLASDEKQSAVELDAVLQHHQDMQEKLAEEMLSLARSLKNNTLAAQNVIKQDNQTLSHSLRMADQSFEKLKDESDRLEQHAKKSVDWLLWIMLIVVCFIFISMILFIRIFPKLK comes from the exons ATGGCGCGCAGCGCTGAGGCGAGTTCCGGTGCCGCCATGGCCGCGACGCGGCTGGAGCTGAACCTGATGCGGCTCCTGAGCCGGTGCGAGGCGCtggcggcggagcggcgggaCCCTGAGGAGTGGCGGCTGGAGAAG TATGTGGCTGCTCTGGAGGACATGCTCCGGGAGCTGAAGAAGCAGTCCAG CAAGCCAGCCCCCGAACTGCTGAATGAATACTCTCGCAAAGTGGACTTCCTAAAGGGACTCCTAGAAGCTGAAAAATTG TCTTCATCAATGGAAAAGGCTCTGGCAAACCAGTTCCTGGCCCCTGGGCGTACCCCTACGACAGCCAAGGAGAGAACCCCAGCCACCAAAACCGTCCATCTGCAGACCAAGGCGCGGTGCACGGGCCAGATGAGGAGTGAGCTGCTTGGCACA gACTCCCTGGCTACTGATG attctgaGGAGTTGAGCATAAGGAAACGAAA AGGCCTCGCATCAGACGAGAAGCAGTCAGCAGTGGAgctggatgctgtgctgcagcaccaccAGGACATGCAGGAGAAGCTGGCTGAGGAAATGCTCAGCTTGGCTCGAAGCCTCAAAAACAACACTCTGGCTGCTCAGAACGTGATCAAACAGGACAACCAG ACGCTGTCACACTCCCTCAGGATGGCAGACCAGAGTTTCGAGAAGCTCAAGGATGAGTCTGACCGCCTGGAACAGCACGCCAAGAAATCCGTTGACTGGCTGCTTTGGATAATGTTAATTGTAGTTTGTTTTATATTCATCAGCATGATTCTCTTCATCAGGATTTTCCCCAAACTGAAAtga